The sequence below is a genomic window from Candidatus Krumholzibacteriia bacterium.
GCCGCCGATGATCTCGCCGTAGCCCTCGGGCGCCAGGAAGTCAGCCGAAAGGCAGGCACGTGGGTCCTGCGGGTCGGGCTCCATGTAGAAGGCTTTCACCTGCGCCGGGAAGTGGTGCACGACCAGGGGCGAATCAAACTGCTCGCAGAGCACCGTTTCGTCCGGGGCACCGAAATCGCTACCCCACTCGAAGGAGTGACCCTTCGAGTGCAGGAGATCGACGGCTTCGTTGTAGTGGAGCCGCGGGAAGGGTCCGCGGACGGCCTCGATCTTGGTGACGTCGCGCTCGAGGTGCTCCACGAGCAGCTGCCGGCAGTCCTTGAGGACCTCGGCGATCAGATAGAGAATCATGTCCTCACCGAGCTGGATGATGTCGTCGAGGTGCGCCCAAGCCACCTCGGGCTCCACCATCCAGAACTCCGTGAGGTGGCGCCGGGTCTTCGACTTCTCGGCGCGGAAGGTCGGCCCGAAGGTGTAGACCTTACCGAAGGCGGCCGCAGTCGCCTCGTTGTACAGCTGGCCGCTCTGGGTCAGGTACGCCTTCTCGCCGAAATACTCGGTCTCGAAGAGCGTCGACGTGCCCTCGCAGGCGTTGGGCGTGAAGATCGGCGTGTCGAGAAGGGTGAAACCGCGGGAATCGAAGAAGTCACGAATGGCCTTCTGGAGGCGCGCCCGCACCTTGAGGATGGCGAACTGCTTCTTGCTGCGCAGCCACAGATGGCGGTTGTCGAGGAGGAAGGAGCTGCCATGCTCCTTCGGCGTGATGGGAAACTCCTCGGCGATCTGCACGATCTCGAAACCCTGCATGGACAGCTCGTAGCCGCCAGGAGCGCGCCCTTCCGGGCGCACCGGCCCCCAGACGCGTACGGAAGACTCCTGGGTCAACCGCTGCAGCTCCTCGAACCGTTCCGCACCGATTTCCGGCTTCACCGCCACGCACTGCATGATGCCCGTTCCGTCCCGCAAGAGCAGGAAGAACAGCTTTCCACCGGTCCGGAAGTTGTAGACCCAGCCCTCGAGACACACCACCTGCCCGGCGAACGGGGCGATCTCGCCGATGTAGGCCTTCTGCATGCATTCCCCCGAGCCACAATGGTGAGCGCTCGCTCCCGACGACGAACCGGCGCCCAGACTAGCCCGTTGGATGCCGCAATTGCAAGCGGGCA
It includes:
- the asnS gene encoding asparagine--tRNA ligase, which codes for MQKAYIGEIAPFAGQVVCLEGWVYNFRTGGKLFFLLLRDGTGIMQCVAVKPEIGAERFEELQRLTQESSVRVWGPVRPEGRAPGGYELSMQGFEIVQIAEEFPITPKEHGSSFLLDNRHLWLRSKKQFAILKVRARLQKAIRDFFDSRGFTLLDTPIFTPNACEGTSTLFETEYFGEKAYLTQSGQLYNEATAAAFGKVYTFGPTFRAEKSKTRRHLTEFWMVEPEVAWAHLDDIIQLGEDMILYLIAEVLKDCRQLLVEHLERDVTKIEAVRGPFPRLHYNEAVDLLHSKGHSFEWGSDFGAPDETVLCEQFDSPLVVHHFPAQVKAFYMEPDPQDPRACLSADFLAPEGYGEIIGGGERSANLAFLREQIRKHDLPEQAFGWYLDLRRYGAFPHSGFGLGLERTVSWLCGIHHLREAIPFPRTIQRLTP